The proteins below come from a single Dinghuibacter silviterrae genomic window:
- a CDS encoding phosphatase PAP2 family protein: MDLLQQIIHADFSLFRLVNSRWTNDFFDHVFIFARQAMVWAPLYLFLLLFVVLNFQWKGWWWAVFFLACVALTDGISSHILKDAVGRLRPCMNPLLADQVRFLANYCPNSGSFTSSHAANHFGMATFIACTLGREHRYWRWAYAWAFLISYAQVYVGVHFPLDVLGGALLGMGAGSLLARIFNRKIGPLFFTNLASE, from the coding sequence ATGGACCTCCTTCAGCAGATCATACACGCGGATTTTTCTTTGTTTAGGCTGGTCAACAGCCGCTGGACCAATGACTTTTTCGATCATGTTTTTATTTTCGCCCGCCAGGCTATGGTGTGGGCGCCCCTCTACCTGTTCCTGCTTTTGTTCGTGGTCCTCAACTTTCAATGGAAGGGCTGGTGGTGGGCGGTTTTCTTCTTAGCCTGTGTCGCCCTGACGGATGGAATATCCAGCCACATCCTCAAGGATGCGGTGGGGCGGCTGCGGCCTTGTATGAATCCTCTTTTAGCCGACCAGGTGCGGTTCCTGGCTAATTATTGCCCGAACAGCGGCAGCTTTACGTCTTCGCATGCCGCCAATCACTTTGGCATGGCGACCTTTATCGCCTGTACCCTGGGAAGGGAACACCGCTATTGGCGCTGGGCGTATGCCTGGGCCTTCCTGATCTCCTACGCGCAAGTGTACGTGGGGGTTCATTTTCCGCTGGATGTGCTGGGGGGCGCCCTGCTGGGGATGGGTGCCGGTAGTTTGTTGGCACGGATTTTCAACCGAAAGATCGGCCCCCTTTTCTTCACCAACCTCGCTTCTGAATGA
- a CDS encoding hemolysin family protein, producing the protein MTDILIIFGLMILNGFFAMAEIALVSARKARLEAQAAKGDKAARQALELAGQPARLISTVQIGLTLIGILIGNLSGRQMEADLEVYLRRFHWIGRYTDDVATGIIVLIISYFLLVLGELVPKRIGLSAPETIGKALSGTMSLLSRFMFPFTWMLTKSSNFLYRVFRIDNSDNQVTEDEIKAIINEGTEHGAIEEAEQEIIERVFHLGDRNITSLMTHRSDIVWFDMATQVQEVRETVRQSTHFTYPLCDRSIDDIKGIVTLKDLFRAEPSTRLSEIMQPALYVPENNTAYQILEKFKQAKIHSCFIVDEYGTLQGMVTLNDILEAIVGDMPEPGQDDYEVHQRSDGSFLVDGQLPFYDFMQYFDKLEWIDTEEMEYDTLAGFILHQLERIPSTGELLEWKNFTFEIVDMDGHRIDKVLVTVKPETSEEDEEQEKE; encoded by the coding sequence ATGACCGACATCCTCATCATCTTTGGTTTGATGATCCTGAACGGCTTTTTTGCCATGGCGGAGATCGCCCTGGTTTCGGCGCGCAAAGCCCGGCTGGAAGCCCAGGCCGCCAAGGGCGACAAGGCCGCCCGCCAGGCGCTGGAGCTCGCCGGTCAGCCCGCACGCCTCATCTCCACCGTACAGATCGGTCTGACCCTGATCGGGATCCTGATCGGTAACCTGTCGGGGAGACAAATGGAAGCCGACCTGGAGGTTTACCTAAGGCGCTTTCACTGGATCGGCCGGTATACGGATGACGTCGCCACGGGGATCATCGTCCTGATCATCAGCTATTTCCTCCTGGTCCTTGGGGAGCTCGTCCCCAAACGCATCGGCCTGTCCGCCCCCGAAACCATCGGCAAGGCCCTGTCCGGGACCATGAGCCTGCTGTCGAGGTTTATGTTCCCCTTTACCTGGATGCTCACCAAGTCTTCCAACTTCCTGTACAGGGTGTTCCGCATCGACAACAGCGACAACCAGGTGACGGAAGATGAGATCAAGGCCATCATCAACGAGGGTACCGAACACGGCGCCATCGAGGAAGCCGAACAGGAGATCATCGAGCGGGTGTTCCACTTGGGCGACCGCAACATCACCTCGCTGATGACCCACCGCAGCGACATCGTTTGGTTCGACATGGCGACGCAGGTGCAAGAGGTCCGGGAGACGGTCCGCCAATCGACCCACTTCACCTATCCCCTTTGTGACCGGAGCATCGATGACATAAAGGGCATCGTCACGCTGAAAGATCTCTTCCGCGCCGAGCCTTCTACCCGCCTGTCGGAAATCATGCAACCCGCCTTATACGTCCCGGAAAACAATACCGCCTACCAGATCCTGGAAAAGTTCAAACAGGCCAAGATCCATTCCTGTTTTATCGTCGACGAATACGGCACCCTCCAGGGCATGGTCACCCTCAACGACATCCTGGAAGCCATCGTGGGCGACATGCCCGAGCCCGGCCAGGACGACTACGAGGTCCACCAGCGGAGCGACGGGTCCTTCTTAGTCGACGGACAATTGCCTTTTTACGACTTCATGCAATATTTCGACAAGCTGGAATGGATCGACACGGAAGAGATGGAATACGACACCCTCGCCGGTTTTATCCTCCACCAGTTGGAAAGGATCCCCTCCACGGGGGAGCTCCTGGAATGGAAAAACTTTACCTTCGAGATCGTCGACATGGACGGCCACCGGATCGACAAGGTCCTGGTCACCGTGAAACCGGAAACGAGCGAAGAAGACGAAGAACAAGAGAAAGAATAA